A segment of the Methanomassiliicoccaceae archaeon DOK genome:
ACCTGGGCGAAGGCTGGACCGAGCCCGTGTCCCCGGACCCGCTGCCCTTCGGCCTGCTGTTCCACCAGACCCTGGCCGCGCTGAAGGGGGCCCGGAGGTACATGAGGTTCGGGGACCTCTGCGACGAGGTGCTGTCCCTGAGCCCGTTCTCATCGGTCACCACGGACGACTACAGGCTCCTCCTGAAGCACATGATCAACAAGCGCACGCTCATCCAGACCGAGGACCTGACGCTCCTGATAGGCCCGAAGGCGGAGCCCGTGGCCTTCGGAAGGGACTTCTCCGCCGTGTTCGAGGTGAGGGACGAGACGGAGATCCGCGCCGGCGGGAGCACCATCGGCACCGTGCAGGGGAGCCCGGAGCCCGGGGCGACCGTCGCCCTGGCCGGCAGGGTCTGGAGGGTCGTCCGCCGCGGCGACGGATGGGCCGAGGCGGTGGAGACGGACGGCGAGGCGGACGCCAGGTGGAGGTCCGACCCGCCGGACATCCACACCAGGGTGATGTCTAAGGTCAGGGAGGTGCTGCTCTCGGACGACGACTACCCGTACCTGGACTCCTCGGCCAGGGAGGAGCTGGGGGCATCGAGGAGGGCCTTCCGCGCCTCCGGCGCCGGGGACGTGTTCGTGCCCACCGAGAGCGGGTTCGACATCTACCCCTGGCTTGGCACGGTGCAGTTCGACACGCTGAGGCGCATGCTGGGGCGCGTCGCGGGCGTGAGGGTGTCGTACGCGTACAGCCCGCTGGTCATCGGGGTGTCGACCAGGCTGACGGTGACCGAGATCCGCAGGGCGCTGGAGTCGATCCGCCGGGACGACGACCCGGTGTCGCTGCTGGACGACAGGGAGTCCCTGAGGCTGGAGAAGTACGACGGGTTCGTTCCCGAGGCGCTCCTGGCGGACGCGTTCTGCGCCAGGAGGATCGACTGGGACTTCGAGCTGTGACCCGGATCTTCTTGAAAACGTCTGACATCGACTCTCCAACTAAGTTAAGTGTGTTTCAGACATCCTATATAACAATGTTTGATTACATTTAATTGTTATATAGTCATTAATTATACGATAACCATGTCATCAAAGGAACCGGTTACACATGGAACGGACGGATACGTTCAGGACTTCACCCTGGACGAGGGCATCATGTCCCTGGTCGCCGAAATCAGCGAGCTCGCGGATGCACTCGGATCCGGACCAGAAGCGGACCAGGAGACGATCGAGGCGAGCATGATCGCATCAGCCCAGGCATCTACGGCCATAGAGGACAACCCCATGACGGTGGAGCAGGTGGCCCTCGCGGTCGCCGGTAGGGAGACAGGATGCCACCCGCGTCATGTCAGGGAAGTTCTGAACTGCCACGAGTGCTACCGCATCAGACCATCCCTGGACCCGCTGTCGGAGGAGGATCTCCTCCGGGCCCATGGCGTGATGACAAGGGGTTTGCAGGAGGATTCGGGACGCTACCGCGACTGCGGTGTCGGCATATGGTCGGGAGACAGGCTCATCTACAAGGCTCCGCCGGCGCACATGGTACCCCAGATGATGTCGGACCTGATGGAGTGGCTGCGTACCTCTGAGCATCACCCCTTAGTGAAGGCGTGCGTGTTCCACTACGAGTTCGAGACAATTCATCCCTTCTCCGACGGGAACGGCCGCACGGGAAGGCTGTGGCAGTCCGTCATAATGTTGGATTGGAAGGGCTGCATGAAATGGGTCCCGTATGAGACGGAGGTGCTGGCCAGACGCGGTCGCTACTACAAGGCGATCAGATCGTCCAGGCAGATCAGGGACACATCACCGTTCATCAGGTTCATGTTGGAGACAGTAAGGGACGCCGCCGAATCGGCTCAACAGACAATATCTTCTGATGAGTTCTGAAAAACTCAGCAAAACAGAAGTCCTGTAAACGTATCCGCAGGACAGATGGAGAAGGAGAAACGAGGCCTATGATGTGGGCAACCCTCTGCAAACATCCTGTTGGAACTCCGGTAAATTGAAGATTTAAACTCGCATCCTCAAAGTGTGATTGAGGTATCTGCTGCGATCATCACAAATGGAACTGACGTTCTTTGTTTTCAAAAAGGACTATCTAAGCGTAGCTACCTCTCCTACAAATTCGAATTCCCTGGCGGTAAACTAGAAGAGGGAGAAACTCCAAAACAGACTCTAATTCGTGAATTGAAAGAAGAACTTGACCTAGATATATCAGATTGCAGATTCAAGCAGTACAGGGACATAATTCATAAATATGATGACTTCACAGTACTGATCCATTACTTCATCATATACGATTACGATCCGAAATTCACACTTAATGAACACATATCCGCAGTTTGGAAACCCCTTCACTTACTTTCCGAGTTAGATTGGGCCGGTGCTGATCTAAAAGCAGCACATATTTTGGAGCGTGAAGGTATTGAGTGACGAGTCTCTAAGATTGGGCCTGGAGCATGGTTTCATAGATAGTTCAGTCTCTGCCAGTGAAGAATTCAAACCACAGCTCATAACAAACAATCCCTTGAGAAAAGAGAAAGTAATCACTACTCTGAAACAGGAAATGGAAAAATGTGACGAATTCATGTTTTCCGTCGCATTCGTTAATTCAGGAGGAGTTAACGCATTAGCCCAGGAGTTTAGAGAGCTCGATCGGAAGGGGATCAAAGGACGCATAATAGCCTCACAGTATCAGAATTTTACCGAGCCCAGAGCCCTTAAAGATCTCAGAAAAAACAAAAACATCGATCTTCGCGTAATCACTGAAAAAGTCTCCAAAATGCACACCAAATGCTACATCTTTAGACACGGGGACTCGTATGATGTAATTATTGGAAGTAGCAACCTCACCAACAGTGCTCTCTGCGATAACATGGAATGGAATCTTAAATTCAATTCCAAAAATTCTGGAGAGATCATAGCCAACATACTTTCAGAGTTTGAAAGAAACTACGAGATTGCTACACCGGTGGATGATCTTTGGATTGAAGAGTACTCTCTAATCTATAACGATTTGAAACATTTCAGACAGGCTCTGAAAACAGGCATACCGGCGATTCCAAAAGCTGATCAAAAAAGAATCCAACCCAATCGCATGCAGGCGGAAGCTCTGAAAGGTTTAGAAGAGATCAGAGCTAAAGGGGAGGACAGAGCACTAGTCATCTCAGCAACTGGATCCGGAAAGACTTATCTTTCTGCCTTCGACGCAAAAATCGCTTCCAAAAAATTCCTCTACATCGTTCATAGAAATCCTATCCTTAACAAAAGCATGCAAAGCTTTGAAGCGGTGATGGAAGGAACAAAAACAATAGCTAAGTATGATCCAGTTCTCAATGATCTGACCGCAGATTGTACCTTCGTCACGATTCAGACAATAACTAAAGAAGATGTATTGGCCAAAATCCCCAAAGACTGGTTTGATTACATTCTTATTGATGAAGTACACCACGCTGGTGCTCCGACTTATCAGAGAGTTATCAATTACTTCAAACCAAAGTTCCTTTTGGGAATGACAGCAACTCCGGATAGAACAGACGATTATGATATCTACAAACTGTTCAACTACAACATTGCATACGACATTAGACTGAAAGAAGCAATGGAATACAAATTGATCTGCCCTTTCCATTACTTCGGAATATCAGATCTTACCTTTGACCAAGTCTCTGAGGATGATAAAACCAAATTTCTCAAGACAGAAATGGATCAGAGGATTGACCACATCTTGGAGAATGCTGAATATTTTGGATACTGTGGAGATAGACTCAAAGGGCTTGTATTCTGCCGGGATCTCAAAGAAGCAGAAGATTATTCCAGAGAATTCAACAGACACGGATACAAAACCGAGTGGGTCTCCGGAATGATGGACAAAAATCTGGTGGAGACTTGTATTGAGAGATTGGAAGCTGATGAAGGAACGAATCTTCTAGACTACATTTTCACAGCAGACTTATTTAACGAAGGAGTGGACATTCCTGCCATCAACCAAGTGATTATGCTTCGTCCGACTGAATCGCCAATTATCTTCATCCAACAGCTCGGAAGAGGCCTTAGACACCATCCCGGAAAGGAATATGTTGTCATACTCGACTTCATAGGCAATTATGAGAAGAACTACAACATTCCTCTAGCTCTTTCCGATGACAGATCATACAACAAATCGGAAGCAAGAAGATTCATTGCTGCAGGAGATTCGATTATTCCAGGTAATTCAACAATCAGTTTTGATGAAATCTCTAGAAATAAAATCTACGAATCCATCGATAATTCTGATTTTACCGAAGCTAAGATCATTATGGATGGTTACAAAAGCTTGAAGATGCGTCTTGGAAGAATTCCAGAATTGACTGATTTCAAAAAGTATGGATCGATTGATGCCTTGAATCTTCTTTCGAAATACAAATCATACCATAATTTCCTGAAAACAAAGGATAATCAGTATTCTATCTCCTTTGATTCGGACAAGGAAGAATATTTGGATTTTATTACAAAAATAGCTGCTGCTGGAAAAAGAAGACTGGAAGTCGAAGCTCTTGAACTTCTGATGAATGGCACGATAGATCTTGAATCAGATTTAAGAAGCATTGGAGTTGAAACTTCCAATAAAAACCTAATTCAAGTATTAGATGGTAGCTTCTACACAAGTAACGTTGTGCTTGTTGAGAGCTGTGAAGGAAAATATCACGCATCTAACAAGTTCAGAATGATGATGAATGATGCAGCGTTTTCTGAACATGTTATACAGATTATAGAACTAGGACGGTCTAACTGGACCGAACTATATTCTAATACTTATGAAGGAACAGATCTTGTTCTGAACATGAGGTATACGTATGAGGATGTCTGCAGATTTCTGAACTGGCCGAAGAACCTGAATGCACAGAATATGGGCGGATATTTCTACCATAAAGAAACAAAGACATTTCCTGTGTTCATTAATTATGTTAAAGGAGAAGATGTAGTTGAGTCTCAAAAGTACGAAGATCGTTTCGAGAACAGAAATACATTGATTGCTCTGTCTAAGTCTAATGATAACCGTAATTCGGCTAGAATGAAAGTAGTAGAGAATTCAATGGCGAATGAGGTTGGTATTCATCTTTTCGTCAGAAAGAACAAAAACGACAAAGGATCTAAAGAATTCTACTACCTTGGAAAAATGATGTTTGTACAATTTATTGATAATAATAAACCTGTTCAAATCGAATACAAACTAAAAAATGATGTAAGACAGGACTTATATGACTATTTCAATTCAGAGTAATCCTCACAATATTGAGTGATGTTCATATGAAATAATATGATCCAAACATTACAAATAATAGATTTGATGCTTAAAAAAGCCATATGCCAGGCACATACCATTGAATCTTTTTGATTTGTTCATTAGATCACAAAATTAAAGATCTACATCCAGTGCTACATCCATGGACTGCTCAGACAAATCTCTCTCTGAACTCTTTACATCAAAACTTATCATACCGGATTATCAAAGACCGTATGCATGGTCATCCCAGCAAGTGGAGCAGTTCTTTAGCGACCTTGTCCAGTTTATCAACCGCGATGATCCCGAATATGATGATTTTTATCTATTCGGACAAATCATCATACATTCTGACAATGGTCGCAGAAATGTGGTTGATGGGCAGCAACGTCTCACCACATCTACAATATTCTTGTGCGTCGTCAGGGACATCATACTCAACAGATATCCCAACAACCTTATGTCACTCCTGAACAAGGTATACAATTCAATCGGATTCGATGACGAAGATGATGGATTCCGCCTTGAACTCAGTAACTTCAACCAAGAATTCTTTAGAGAATATGTGCAGTGCTCCAATCACTACAAAGAAGCAAAATCAAGATCCAACATCCTAATCAAAGATGCATACCAATGTCTCAATCACCTTGTCCTGAATTACATTGATAATTTTGAAGATCCTCAACAAGCACTGAAGCATCTTACTGACAACTTTCTTCAAAACTTCCATGTGTCATATGTGGAGACTAAAAAGTTGAGCCAGGCTTTTGTAATCTTCGAAACTCTGAATTCACGTGGTATGCCACTAGACGTACAGGATCTTCTTAAGAACTATTTCTTCAGCAGACTTGGAGACAAATGGCCGTACATCAAAAACAACTGGATCAAAATGATGACAGACATCAGTGAAGTAAAAGGCGACCTGTCTCAGTGCATAAGATACTACTGGAATTCTAAAAATCCGTTTGTCAGAGATGATGACCTATTTCCAGCAATCTCCAAGGAGAAAAATATCAGCAAAATCAAATCCACATTCGATGGAATAGTCGAGACATCTGCCCTATACATCGAAATGATATCTCCTAGGATTGGTGGCTCGTTCACAGACAGAAGTGTTGAGGCCTTAGCTAATCTACGCACAATGAGTGCAACTTCATTTTTCCCATTGATATTCGCACTAAAATCTGAAAATAATGATGATGATATCATCGAAGCAGTTCTTGTCCAGATTGAGACAATGGTGTTCAGAAACCAGGCTATCATGAAAAAGACTGCAAACAAGAATGAGGTCTTCTTCTCAAGAACTGCAGAGGCCGTATCCAGAGGAGAGCTTTCTGCAACAGAAGTCATGCAAAATATTGCCTCAAACACATCAAACGATATAGAAGTGGAAGCTGCTTTCAAGGGATATAAGACTAAGTCCACAATGGTCGGCAGAATGATCCTGACCAGTCTGTATAATCACGAGCATCCGGAACTTAAGATAAACAGTGGTCGTGCTGTTCATATTGAACACATTATGCCCCAAACAAAAGGAACGTGGAATATTGATGACGACACATGGATCGAATATAAAGATCGCATCGGAAACATGGTACTCTTGGATGGCAAAAAGAACATATCCGCAAGCAATGACCTCTTCGATCAAAAGAAGGAACGCTATCTCAAATCAGACATCATTGATACTCGTGAGATTGCCAAATATGATAAATGGGGACCAGAGGAAATTAATGAAAGACAAAGCGAGCTACTGAAAAAGGTACTCTTGAGGTGGCCTAAATATAATCAAAACTGATTTAGAATTCAAATTCGGTTGGGGTCACCCCCAACCCCATCCTAAAATAACCAATTTAATACTGGCATCTTATGTGTTCATTGACGCATAAGATCTGTATTGTTTTTATGAATAATCGCTGTAAAAATGAAACAAGCAACTAAACTTGATTAATACCAAACAACACATTATTCGAACGAGCACCCATAACCGTCTTAACTCATACCATATGTCTTTTCAAAGTTCATACCATGAATCGTGACCAGCAGGAAAAACAGCTCGAATGTTCTGATGCTATCTCAGATCTAAAAACGATCCTGGATACACCCGGATTCTGCGAACCGAGAGATGTGTCAGAACTCCTGGACTCTCTATCTGATCTCAGACAGGATATTGAAGACAGGACAAAGAGCATCCTCTTCAAAATTGGACTGACGTCAAAACATCTGAAAGATATCGGCCCAGAGTTCATCGAGTTGTATGACTCTCTTCCGGAACGTATCAAAAAACACAACGATGAACTGGCGGATCGTTTGGCGAAGGGCGTAGGGGTCACAATTAATCCTGTCGAAGGATACGATCTGGATGCACAACAACTAAGGTCCATCGCCATGGACGTCCGTAACAGGCTGATCATAGCAGGTGCCGGAACAGGAAAAACAACAACCATCGTAGGTCTGGCGAAATACCTGATTCTGTCGGGAAAGGCTAAATCCGACGAGATATTGTTTCTGTCTTTCACCAACAATTCAGTAGATGACCTCCGGAAACGTATAGAGACAGAGATCGGACAACGGGCGGATGTTACGACATTCCATCGTTTGGGTCTAAAAATTATCGCAAGTGCCCGCGGCGTCATGCCCAGGATCACACAAATCGATGTGAATGGATTCGTCAAGAACGAGATCACTCGCAGAATGTCGAATGCCGGATATTTGACACTGATAAACGAGTATCTGTCCCGTGATTGCAGATACGTTGCAGACGAATCGGACTTCGAAACGAACGAGGAATACGAGCGGTTCATCCTTGAGAATCCGCTGATCACGTTAGATGGTAGAACAGTGAAGAGCTTCGGAGAGGCCGACATAGCGAATCACCTAGTCCTGCTCGGCATTGACTACGAATACGAAGCACCTTACAAAACAGACACTCGTACCGAAGAGTACGGTCAATATCATCCAGATTTCCATATCAAAGGCACTGATATCTACATCGAGTATTTCGGAATAGACCGCAACGGCAATGTCGCACAGTTTATGAGGTCGTCCAAAGGTGGAGATCCATCGGAAGAGTATCGCAATAGCATTGAATGGAAGAGATCGCTCCATGCCGCCAATCACACCATGATGATTGAACTGTTCGCATACCAACGTTCCGAAGGGAATCTTCTAGACATACTTGACAAAGAACTTGAAAAACACAAGGTGGCCATGCATCAGATGACCCCGGCCGAGGCATACTCCAGAATCACCGGTGGGGATGACCGCCCGCTAGAACTGCTGGTTAGCCAGATCACCACAGCAATCGGTCTGATCAAGAGCACTGGCAAGCTCCCTTCCTCAGTGTTCGCTGAAATCAAGGATTGTGGATCGAGACGGGCCGTTGAACGTATGATCAGGATTCTCAACCCGGTGTACGACGCATATCAGGCAAGGTTAGCATCAGAAGACGAAATCGATTTCGAAGATATGCTGAATGAGTCTGCCCGGTACGTCCGCGAAGGAAGGTTCCAAAGTTCGTACAAATGGATCGTCATCGACGAGTATCAGGACATCTCCCGTTCGAGATACCATCTTCTCCGGGCACTCCGTGACTCATCTGATGCCAGACTCTTCTGCGTCGGCGACGATTGGCAGAGCATCTACCGCTTCAACGGAAGCGATGTAGGATACATCCTGGATTTCGAGAGATACTGGGGTGCATCCGCCATCTGCCGTATAGAAACCACATATCGTTTCTCTGGGGACATTTTGAAGGAGAGCAACAACTTCATGAATCGCAGTCCGCACCAGCTGCATAAGAATCTACGTTCTAACATGAATAGACGTGGAATTGTGGAAGTTATAGACTGCGATAGCCGCTCCGCTTGTGCAAGAGAGATGTCTAGCAGGATATCCAAGATACCTGAGGAGGAGAGCATTACCATTCTCGGTCGGTTTCGTCATGATATCGTCTCTCTGGAAGACTCCGGCTTCACATGGAAACCTGATGTTGGCCGCCAGACATACACAGTTATCGATCGCAGAAATCCAGGCCGTAATATCAAGTTCATGACAATTCATGGTTCTAAAGGCATGCAATTCGATAACGTCTTCATACTGAACAATGTCAAAGGACCAAACGGATTCCCAGATAAAAGACGGGAACCTCCTATGATAAGTATGCTCCTAAGTGATTCAGGAACAAAGACTGACGAAGAGAGACGCCTATTCTATGTCGCCATGACCCGGGCAAGAAAAGCTGCCTATTTGGTAACACTCAGAGGGCTCGAATCTGAATTCGTAAGAGAACTATCTTCCTTTACAGACACTGGTGGCATGATCTGTCCTGCATGCGGAGGCACACTTGTCCTTCGTAAAGGACCATATGGGAAGTTCATGGGCTGCTCCAACTATAGAAACGGATGCAAATTTATTCGAAAGATCTGATGGGCTACCATGTGTTCAATTAAAACTCTAACTCGGCAACATTAGGTATCAGCCTCCGACGTTGCCGAGTTTGAGTGATAATACACCGTAAAAGCAGAGATCACTTCATGAAGTACAGGCCGTCACGTAGAATGTATTTCTGATCATCCAGAACCGCAGACCAATCCTCTGATATGCTGTCCAGACTCCGATAGTCCAAAACCCTTCCGCTGTTGGTCATCACCCTTCCCAAAGGATCCAGCATGAGATACGAGCCTTCCATCACGTCGTTATCCTCGAAAATCAGAGGGTCCCCATTGGAGAGGACTATCTCCGAATGCCTCTTCCTGAAGGATTCGAACTCCTCGTCGGTGACACCGTACAATGCATCGGCATCCGGATTCACGTTCCTAAGACTGAGCATCTGGAAGACCTTCACGCGTTGTGGATCGATCCGACGAATCAAATCTGTGAAATCATCCTCAACACTCTGCCTCACCACGGTTATGTTCAGTTTCACCGAGATCTTGTGACGGTGCGCCATATCAGCCACCGACACCACATTCTCGATGTGATTTCCACCGTTGCAACCTCTGCCCAACGTCCGCTCCGTGTCCTCTGAGATGGAATCGACCGACAGACCCAGCCAGTCGAGGGACCCCTCCAAGTCCGACAAGACATCCTCGTCGATGAGTGAGGCGTTTGAAACAATACTTACCATGAATCCCATGCGCTTGCTGACTTTACACAGCTCCGCGATTTCTGGATATAGGAACGGCTCTCCGCCGGCATAGTTAATCTTACAAATTCCTGAATGACGAAGCTTCTTCAGAATGGGAACCCACTCATTAGCGGAAAGCCAGCGCTTATCCAGTTTCGTGCTGAAACAGAACCCGCATCTGTAGTTACAGCATGACGTAAGGTGCACGTTCGCCGATCTGAACGCGCCTATTGTCGTATACTCTGTCGCATCGGTTCTCCCGGTACGTTCCATAGACTCCATGAAAAAACATGAATCGGATTCAAGTTCATATATGGAATAAGTTTTATAAAATTC
Coding sequences within it:
- a CDS encoding radical SAM protein, yielding MESMERTGRTDATEYTTIGAFRSANVHLTSCCNYRCGFCFSTKLDKRWLSANEWVPILKKLRHSGICKINYAGGEPFLYPEIAELCKVSKRMGFMVSIVSNASLIDEDVLSDLEGSLDWLGLSVDSISEDTERTLGRGCNGGNHIENVVSVADMAHRHKISVKLNITVVRQSVEDDFTDLIRRIDPQRVKVFQMLSLRNVNPDADALYGVTDEEFESFRKRHSEIVLSNGDPLIFEDNDVMEGSYLMLDPLGRVMTNSGRVLDYRSLDSISEDWSAVLDDQKYILRDGLYFMK
- a CDS encoding UvrD-helicase domain-containing protein, translating into MNRDQQEKQLECSDAISDLKTILDTPGFCEPRDVSELLDSLSDLRQDIEDRTKSILFKIGLTSKHLKDIGPEFIELYDSLPERIKKHNDELADRLAKGVGVTINPVEGYDLDAQQLRSIAMDVRNRLIIAGAGTGKTTTIVGLAKYLILSGKAKSDEILFLSFTNNSVDDLRKRIETEIGQRADVTTFHRLGLKIIASARGVMPRITQIDVNGFVKNEITRRMSNAGYLTLINEYLSRDCRYVADESDFETNEEYERFILENPLITLDGRTVKSFGEADIANHLVLLGIDYEYEAPYKTDTRTEEYGQYHPDFHIKGTDIYIEYFGIDRNGNVAQFMRSSKGGDPSEEYRNSIEWKRSLHAANHTMMIELFAYQRSEGNLLDILDKELEKHKVAMHQMTPAEAYSRITGGDDRPLELLVSQITTAIGLIKSTGKLPSSVFAEIKDCGSRRAVERMIRILNPVYDAYQARLASEDEIDFEDMLNESARYVREGRFQSSYKWIVIDEYQDISRSRYHLLRALRDSSDARLFCVGDDWQSIYRFNGSDVGYILDFERYWGASAICRIETTYRFSGDILKESNNFMNRSPHQLHKNLRSNMNRRGIVEVIDCDSRSACAREMSSRISKIPEEESITILGRFRHDIVSLEDSGFTWKPDVGRQTYTVIDRRNPGRNIKFMTIHGSKGMQFDNVFILNNVKGPNGFPDKRREPPMISMLLSDSGTKTDEERRLFYVAMTRARKAAYLVTLRGLESEFVRELSSFTDTGGMICPACGGTLVLRKGPYGKFMGCSNYRNGCKFIRKI
- a CDS encoding NUDIX domain-containing protein, with translation MIEVSAAIITNGTDVLCFQKGLSKRSYLSYKFEFPGGKLEEGETPKQTLIRELKEELDLDISDCRFKQYRDIIHKYDDFTVLIHYFIIYDYDPKFTLNEHISAVWKPLHLLSELDWAGADLKAAHILEREGIE
- a CDS encoding DUF3427 domain-containing protein; this translates as MKVLSDESLRLGLEHGFIDSSVSASEEFKPQLITNNPLRKEKVITTLKQEMEKCDEFMFSVAFVNSGGVNALAQEFRELDRKGIKGRIIASQYQNFTEPRALKDLRKNKNIDLRVITEKVSKMHTKCYIFRHGDSYDVIIGSSNLTNSALCDNMEWNLKFNSKNSGEIIANILSEFERNYEIATPVDDLWIEEYSLIYNDLKHFRQALKTGIPAIPKADQKRIQPNRMQAEALKGLEEIRAKGEDRALVISATGSGKTYLSAFDAKIASKKFLYIVHRNPILNKSMQSFEAVMEGTKTIAKYDPVLNDLTADCTFVTIQTITKEDVLAKIPKDWFDYILIDEVHHAGAPTYQRVINYFKPKFLLGMTATPDRTDDYDIYKLFNYNIAYDIRLKEAMEYKLICPFHYFGISDLTFDQVSEDDKTKFLKTEMDQRIDHILENAEYFGYCGDRLKGLVFCRDLKEAEDYSREFNRHGYKTEWVSGMMDKNLVETCIERLEADEGTNLLDYIFTADLFNEGVDIPAINQVIMLRPTESPIIFIQQLGRGLRHHPGKEYVVILDFIGNYEKNYNIPLALSDDRSYNKSEARRFIAAGDSIIPGNSTISFDEISRNKIYESIDNSDFTEAKIIMDGYKSLKMRLGRIPELTDFKKYGSIDALNLLSKYKSYHNFLKTKDNQYSISFDSDKEEYLDFITKIAAAGKRRLEVEALELLMNGTIDLESDLRSIGVETSNKNLIQVLDGSFYTSNVVLVESCEGKYHASNKFRMMMNDAAFSEHVIQIIELGRSNWTELYSNTYEGTDLVLNMRYTYEDVCRFLNWPKNLNAQNMGGYFYHKETKTFPVFINYVKGEDVVESQKYEDRFENRNTLIALSKSNDNRNSARMKVVENSMANEVGIHLFVRKNKNDKGSKEFYYLGKMMFVQFIDNNKPVQIEYKLKNDVRQDLYDYFNSE
- a CDS encoding Fic family protein encodes the protein MSSKEPVTHGTDGYVQDFTLDEGIMSLVAEISELADALGSGPEADQETIEASMIASAQASTAIEDNPMTVEQVALAVAGRETGCHPRHVREVLNCHECYRIRPSLDPLSEEDLLRAHGVMTRGLQEDSGRYRDCGVGIWSGDRLIYKAPPAHMVPQMMSDLMEWLRTSEHHPLVKACVFHYEFETIHPFSDGNGRTGRLWQSVIMLDWKGCMKWVPYETEVLARRGRYYKAIRSSRQIRDTSPFIRFMLETVRDAAESAQQTISSDEF
- a CDS encoding DUF262 domain-containing protein; the encoded protein is MDCSDKSLSELFTSKLIIPDYQRPYAWSSQQVEQFFSDLVQFINRDDPEYDDFYLFGQIIIHSDNGRRNVVDGQQRLTTSTIFLCVVRDIILNRYPNNLMSLLNKVYNSIGFDDEDDGFRLELSNFNQEFFREYVQCSNHYKEAKSRSNILIKDAYQCLNHLVLNYIDNFEDPQQALKHLTDNFLQNFHVSYVETKKLSQAFVIFETLNSRGMPLDVQDLLKNYFFSRLGDKWPYIKNNWIKMMTDISEVKGDLSQCIRYYWNSKNPFVRDDDLFPAISKEKNISKIKSTFDGIVETSALYIEMISPRIGGSFTDRSVEALANLRTMSATSFFPLIFALKSENNDDDIIEAVLVQIETMVFRNQAIMKKTANKNEVFFSRTAEAVSRGELSATEVMQNIASNTSNDIEVEAAFKGYKTKSTMVGRMILTSLYNHEHPELKINSGRAVHIEHIMPQTKGTWNIDDDTWIEYKDRIGNMVLLDGKKNISASNDLFDQKKERYLKSDIIDTREIAKYDKWGPEEINERQSELLKKVLLRWPKYNQN